In the genome of Coraliomargarita algicola, one region contains:
- a CDS encoding sulfatase, whose translation MNLKNLLSTGILLFSTALSAAERPNILFLSVDDLKPLIGAYGRDEVPTPNMDRLAESGTVMLRNHCQQAICAASRMSMFTGLRPDSTKVWDLRTQIQDSNPEAVTMQQHFKQAGYATTGAGKVMHGARAEHPDSWSIPFTHKKNLPFNADYPIPAHDNGYYQNKKSQRVFKKMEAAGITHWKERGAYMQEHEAMPSTECLDIPDDAYVDGALAVWANQYLDQFAQSGEPFFLTVGLCKPHLPFVAPKKYWDLFERDEIELAEFQDHAKDSPDFAYHQFGELRSYTDIPRTWNEPIEEAKQRELIHGYYACVAYIDAQIGKILDKLEETGLDKNTIVVLWGDHGYHLGDHGMWNKHSNFEQATFAPLIITAPGYEGHQKTSSMTEMVDIFPTLIELAGLEQPAYKLEGKSLVPVLKNPLASVKDYSISQYPRAGARMGYALRNDRYRLVMWMKNDWRTTLPYNESLLEAVELYDYETDPLETVNYANAPQYAAIVSKLKAQMLGYFAEYTEEVEIFTGSTIQPQASGAFIDLNTVSFDSAALRFAKVQKENGELMVAFEHSPKWPSIDFLTTDDKAWDLSQYGQIDIKLTNNSAFAVKTAAFISNKGDSNASKKRNGVQAEIAAGATTILSIVFNPAEYPLDLRQLDRLRIFANKLQGPANFTIHSITASGAALEMNARMEGPVLPRKVHRRKPAILQIYST comes from the coding sequence ATGAATCTAAAGAACTTGTTATCCACAGGAATCCTACTGTTCAGCACGGCACTCAGCGCAGCTGAGCGCCCAAATATATTATTCCTTTCGGTCGATGACCTCAAGCCTCTGATAGGAGCCTATGGCCGAGATGAAGTGCCCACCCCAAATATGGACCGCCTCGCGGAGAGCGGCACCGTCATGCTTCGCAACCATTGCCAACAAGCGATTTGCGCGGCCTCCCGAATGAGTATGTTCACTGGCCTTCGCCCTGACAGCACCAAGGTGTGGGACCTGCGCACACAAATTCAAGATTCTAATCCAGAGGCAGTGACCATGCAGCAACATTTCAAGCAAGCAGGCTACGCAACCACAGGTGCCGGTAAAGTCATGCACGGAGCGCGTGCGGAACATCCCGATTCATGGTCGATCCCCTTTACCCATAAAAAAAATCTCCCCTTCAATGCGGACTACCCCATTCCAGCACACGACAATGGATACTATCAAAATAAAAAGTCACAACGTGTCTTCAAAAAGATGGAAGCAGCTGGCATCACTCACTGGAAGGAACGAGGCGCCTACATGCAGGAACACGAAGCCATGCCGTCAACTGAATGCCTAGATATTCCAGATGACGCTTATGTCGACGGAGCTCTGGCCGTGTGGGCCAATCAATACCTGGATCAATTTGCGCAATCCGGTGAACCTTTTTTCCTCACAGTCGGACTCTGCAAACCTCACCTCCCTTTTGTCGCTCCTAAAAAATATTGGGATCTATTTGAACGCGACGAAATTGAGTTAGCCGAATTCCAAGACCACGCCAAAGACTCCCCCGATTTTGCTTACCATCAATTTGGCGAGCTTCGATCCTACACCGACATTCCTAGAACTTGGAATGAACCGATTGAAGAAGCCAAACAGCGTGAACTGATTCATGGCTATTACGCCTGCGTGGCATATATCGATGCACAGATTGGAAAGATCCTCGATAAGCTCGAAGAAACCGGACTCGATAAAAATACCATCGTCGTGCTTTGGGGCGATCACGGCTATCACCTCGGAGATCATGGCATGTGGAATAAACATAGCAACTTTGAACAGGCTACTTTCGCCCCACTCATCATCACTGCCCCAGGATATGAAGGACATCAAAAGACCTCTAGCATGACCGAAATGGTCGACATCTTCCCAACTCTCATCGAACTCGCAGGGCTGGAACAACCCGCATACAAATTGGAAGGTAAAAGCCTCGTCCCCGTTCTAAAAAATCCATTGGCATCCGTCAAAGACTACTCCATCAGCCAATATCCTCGAGCAGGCGCTCGTATGGGTTATGCGCTCCGTAACGATCGCTACCGACTAGTCATGTGGATGAAAAACGACTGGCGCACCACATTACCTTACAACGAATCCTTACTCGAAGCGGTCGAACTCTACGACTACGAAACCGATCCCCTTGAAACGGTTAACTATGCCAATGCTCCACAATACGCAGCAATCGTTTCGAAACTAAAAGCACAGATGCTGGGATACTTTGCCGAATATACCGAAGAAGTCGAAATATTCACTGGCAGCACCATTCAACCGCAAGCATCGGGAGCTTTCATTGACTTAAACACAGTCAGCTTTGATTCCGCAGCGCTTCGATTCGCGAAAGTTCAAAAAGAGAATGGTGAACTTATGGTCGCATTTGAACACAGTCCCAAATGGCCCAGCATCGATTTCTTAACCACAGACGACAAAGCATGGGACCTCTCCCAATACGGACAGATTGACATCAAGCTCACTAACAACAGTGCCTTCGCGGTTAAAACCGCCGCCTTTATCAGCAACAAAGGAGATAGCAATGCGAGTAAAAAGCGTAATGGCGTTCAAGCTGAAATTGCCGCAGGCGCCACCACCATCCTAAGCATCGTATTTAACCCCGCGGAGTATCCGCTCGATCTCCGCCAATTAGATCGCCTACGTATTTTCGCCAATAAACTTCAAGGCCCAGCCAACTTCACGATTCATAGCATCACAGCGAGTGGTGCCGCGCTCGAAATGAATGCCCGCATGGAAGGCCCTGTCCTCCCCCGAAAAGTGCACCGTCGAAAGCCAGCGATTCTGCAAATTTACTCGACTTAA
- a CDS encoding alpha/beta fold hydrolase, translating into MKLPLLFILTIIGIKLSAAALEYDDAANQSIRARPLFNKADTNNDWKLTAQDGVDPAQLSALDTNKDGVVTYQEYSNNLDIPYEPWNGEVLRNIVYKRKDGRTLLMDIYRKSSTPSTAQPVLYFVHGGGWSGGIKEPNQRMLELFQRATESGFSCVAVNYRLVRNWDLNDPVIMRDCVIDVKDGLRFLKKNAEELRVNPDKVIVIGFSAGGHLAQMLNYTEPTDFKGATTLANYSIKPAGGISWYGPSDFTEDKLFESDDAVHLKFKPGSWQKLVDKTSVPLTYATATPHQKDLLKEVSPTTYIDASDPPMLALHGTIDPVISFHHLEHLKEVANSKGAPIQTIAVENAPHGWYGKNLSPQWPDLLDHMVDFMQRIR; encoded by the coding sequence ATGAAATTGCCCCTACTTTTCATTCTCACCATTATTGGAATCAAGCTTTCAGCTGCAGCTCTAGAATACGATGACGCCGCCAACCAGTCCATTCGCGCACGACCATTGTTCAATAAAGCCGATACTAACAACGACTGGAAACTAACAGCTCAAGACGGAGTCGATCCAGCTCAACTCTCGGCACTGGATACGAACAAAGACGGCGTGGTTACCTATCAGGAATATTCAAATAATCTCGATATCCCCTACGAGCCATGGAACGGAGAAGTCCTTCGAAATATCGTTTATAAAAGAAAAGACGGACGCACACTACTCATGGATATCTACCGAAAATCCAGCACACCCAGCACAGCACAACCAGTGCTCTACTTCGTCCATGGTGGTGGCTGGTCCGGCGGCATAAAAGAGCCCAATCAACGAATGTTAGAACTCTTTCAGCGAGCGACTGAATCCGGCTTCAGTTGTGTCGCGGTTAATTACCGCTTAGTCAGAAACTGGGATTTGAATGACCCCGTCATCATGCGTGACTGCGTGATCGACGTAAAGGATGGCCTACGCTTTCTAAAAAAGAACGCAGAAGAACTCCGAGTAAATCCTGACAAAGTCATTGTCATTGGTTTCTCAGCCGGTGGTCACCTCGCGCAAATGCTCAATTACACCGAACCTACTGACTTCAAGGGCGCTACAACTTTAGCAAATTACTCAATAAAACCTGCTGGTGGCATCTCCTGGTATGGTCCCTCCGACTTCACCGAAGACAAACTATTCGAATCCGACGACGCCGTTCATCTAAAATTCAAACCTGGTTCATGGCAAAAACTAGTCGACAAGACCAGCGTCCCCCTCACCTACGCCACTGCGACTCCGCATCAAAAAGATTTACTAAAAGAAGTAAGCCCAACTACATACATTGATGCCAGCGATCCACCGATGTTAGCACTCCACGGAACCATCGATCCAGTAATTTCTTTCCACCACTTAGAGCACTTAAAGGAAGTTGCAAATTCAAAAGGCGCACCAATCCAAACAATCGCAGTCGAAAATGCACCTCATGGATGGTATGGAAAGAACCTTTCACCTCAATGGCCCGACTTGCTCGATCACATGGTCGACTTCATGCAGCGTATAAGGTGA
- a CDS encoding alpha/beta hydrolase codes for MRFLPNTVPKLSHETSPVESVKDGKSAIRYIREHASELGIDPKRIVAGGGSAGAHVAACTAIGFAPEETGENLNISSRPQALVLLNPVLNVGPDGYAHGYVTRFIAEWEKLSPFHSADDTFPPTLIEVGTLDKILPIHMAKAFEQKMIAAGNHCEIKFFEGADHGFFNKPEYRPEIIEDIKHFLRSLNYIE; via the coding sequence TTGCGATTTCTGCCCAATACCGTACCTAAACTCAGCCACGAGACCAGCCCAGTCGAAAGTGTCAAAGACGGAAAATCAGCCATACGATACATTCGAGAGCACGCGTCAGAATTAGGCATCGACCCCAAGCGAATTGTCGCCGGCGGTGGCTCTGCCGGTGCACATGTCGCGGCTTGCACTGCAATTGGCTTCGCACCAGAAGAAACAGGAGAGAACCTCAATATCAGCTCTCGTCCACAGGCCCTCGTATTGTTAAATCCTGTTTTGAACGTGGGACCTGATGGCTACGCTCATGGCTATGTTACACGCTTCATCGCCGAGTGGGAAAAGCTCTCTCCTTTCCATAGCGCTGACGACACATTTCCGCCGACTTTGATCGAGGTAGGAACGCTCGATAAAATCCTACCAATCCACATGGCTAAAGCATTTGAACAAAAAATGATTGCAGCGGGCAATCACTGTGAGATCAAATTCTTCGAAGGTGCCGATCATGGTTTTTTCAACAAGCCAGAGTATCGGCCAGAAATCATAGAGGATATTAAGCATTTCCTGCGCTCGTTGAACTATATTGAATAA
- a CDS encoding sulfatase-like hydrolase/transferase has protein sequence MMNFIYFNPDQLRADFLGCYGHPMAQTPNMDRLAAEGTRFDQCHVQHSVCTPSRCSFMTGWYPHVRGHRTLWHPLQKDEPNTLKYLKQHGYDVQWFGKNDLLSQDSFEQSVNGLHFPELGSQGSRDIFPKQDPRYWSFLYGPGDGHTHDWNLTERAITYLRNRKPEDPPFMLNMALAFPHPPFECPQPWYDMYDPDELPPMRPADLENKPCFHRLLREYSQWDQLDDATFRKARAVYLGMISYVDTMLGNLLNALEETGHAENTTVILFSDHGEWAGDYGLIEKWQGALDDCLTRVPMIVRTPGGVQGHVVKELIECFDIHPTTLELAKIPLQHTQFAISMCDQLQGQAGDPNRAVFAEGGYDPHEPHCFEGSMQDVGADPEGIYANKGRLQQDVVEASARSTMIRTQTHKLIFRRGDISELYDLQTDSNELNNLYGRTEHQAVQQSLEFQLLNWYQRTSDVVPYERSCRTYTEAVRAAHSVHNTAQARA, from the coding sequence ATGATGAATTTCATCTATTTCAATCCCGACCAACTACGCGCCGACTTCCTCGGTTGCTATGGACACCCAATGGCTCAAACGCCCAACATGGATCGCCTCGCGGCAGAAGGCACGCGCTTTGATCAATGTCATGTTCAGCACTCAGTCTGCACACCATCACGTTGTAGTTTTATGACAGGTTGGTATCCACACGTGCGTGGTCATCGCACCCTCTGGCACCCGCTACAAAAGGACGAGCCCAATACACTCAAATACCTCAAACAACACGGCTACGATGTGCAATGGTTCGGCAAAAACGATCTACTATCTCAAGACTCCTTCGAACAGAGCGTCAACGGGCTCCATTTCCCTGAGCTCGGCTCACAAGGCAGTCGTGACATATTCCCCAAGCAGGACCCTCGCTACTGGAGCTTCCTCTACGGCCCCGGCGACGGGCATACACACGACTGGAATCTAACCGAGCGAGCCATCACCTACCTACGCAATCGCAAACCAGAAGATCCGCCCTTCATGCTCAACATGGCACTCGCCTTTCCGCACCCGCCCTTTGAGTGCCCTCAGCCGTGGTATGATATGTATGATCCAGATGAGCTGCCTCCCATGCGGCCAGCTGATCTCGAAAACAAACCCTGTTTTCACAGACTCCTTCGCGAATACAGTCAGTGGGATCAACTTGACGACGCAACCTTCCGCAAAGCCCGCGCCGTCTATTTAGGAATGATTTCCTACGTCGATACCATGCTAGGCAACTTGCTCAACGCCCTCGAAGAAACCGGTCATGCCGAAAACACCACCGTGATACTCTTTTCCGATCACGGTGAATGGGCGGGCGACTATGGCCTGATTGAGAAGTGGCAAGGCGCACTAGACGATTGCCTCACTCGCGTGCCCATGATCGTTCGCACACCTGGCGGAGTGCAGGGGCATGTCGTCAAAGAGTTGATCGAGTGTTTCGACATACATCCAACCACTCTGGAACTCGCAAAAATTCCACTGCAACACACACAGTTTGCGATCTCCATGTGTGACCAATTACAAGGTCAAGCAGGCGATCCGAATCGAGCCGTCTTTGCTGAAGGTGGTTATGATCCGCACGAGCCACATTGCTTTGAAGGCTCCATGCAAGATGTCGGCGCTGATCCAGAAGGCATCTATGCAAACAAAGGACGCCTCCAACAGGATGTAGTCGAAGCCTCTGCGCGCTCGACCATGATTCGCACACAAACGCACAAGCTAATATTCCGCCGCGGCGATATCTCCGAACTTTACGACTTACAGACCGACTCAAATGAATTGAACAATCTCTACGGCCGAACGGAACATCAAGCCGTGCAACAGTCTCTAGAATTTCAATTGTTAAACTGGTATCAACGCACAAGCGATGTCGTCCCCTACGAACGGAGTTGCCGCACCTACACCGAAGCCGTGCGAGCTGCACATTCCGTGCACAACACAGCGCAAGCCCGAGCTTAA
- a CDS encoding LacI family DNA-binding transcriptional regulator, producing the protein MSNHITLRDIAKESGVSLATVSRALRDDPRTAKATKKKVKDVADRLGYRPDPALQVLIERRWHGRRMNEGMNIAYVYNGKGINAESCKIEYRRFRETAQKLGYTLIAEDLSKYPNVEKVIKRMETKGVTGVVFTVMADAPYPIDTINERFASVSVNVSSWKPECPVVMHDEFQGVERAWHRLNQLGYQRIGTLLQDYPQSYSMDQRLGAVFCRQHYVQPTKNRIPFHLHPKEAQPNDKKIRTWIERHKPQVILGDDHEELGLLQSMGYKIPEDFAFATINMWNTDLVGEIAGYFRDNVNLFERALKLINMMVRSGNTGSDQGDLIEMVKGNWVDGASLPDLNDKENSS; encoded by the coding sequence ATGTCGAATCATATTACCCTCCGCGATATTGCAAAAGAATCAGGCGTCAGCCTGGCGACCGTATCACGTGCCCTAAGAGATGACCCGCGCACCGCGAAAGCGACCAAGAAGAAAGTTAAAGACGTCGCAGACCGATTAGGCTATCGCCCCGACCCAGCGCTGCAGGTTTTAATCGAAAGGCGCTGGCATGGTCGACGTATGAATGAGGGAATGAATATCGCTTACGTTTATAATGGAAAAGGTATCAACGCAGAAAGCTGCAAAATCGAATACCGTCGTTTTCGAGAAACTGCTCAAAAACTCGGCTACACACTCATTGCAGAAGATTTAAGCAAATACCCCAATGTGGAGAAAGTCATCAAACGCATGGAAACTAAAGGTGTGACTGGTGTCGTTTTTACAGTCATGGCAGATGCCCCTTACCCGATCGATACAATTAACGAACGCTTTGCATCCGTGAGTGTGAACGTATCGAGCTGGAAGCCCGAGTGCCCCGTCGTCATGCACGATGAATTTCAAGGAGTCGAGCGCGCCTGGCATCGGCTGAACCAACTGGGCTATCAACGCATCGGCACACTCTTACAGGACTATCCTCAATCCTACTCAATGGACCAACGCCTCGGCGCTGTGTTCTGCCGGCAGCACTACGTTCAGCCCACGAAAAACCGTATCCCTTTTCATCTACACCCCAAAGAGGCTCAGCCTAATGACAAAAAAATCCGCACATGGATCGAACGTCACAAGCCACAGGTCATTCTTGGTGATGACCACGAGGAACTAGGCCTGTTGCAATCGATGGGATACAAAATACCTGAAGACTTTGCCTTTGCCACGATTAACATGTGGAATACTGACTTGGTCGGCGAGATCGCAGGCTACTTTCGAGATAACGTTAACCTGTTTGAGCGAGCGCTCAAGTTGATCAATATGATGGTTCGATCAGGAAACACGGGATCCGATCAAGGCGACCTCATCGAAATGGTCAAAGGCAACTGGGTCGATGGAGCAAGCTTACCCGATCTGAACGACAAGGAAAATTCATCATAA
- a CDS encoding PEP-CTERM sorting domain-containing protein (PEP-CTERM proteins occur, often in large numbers, in the proteomes of bacteria that also encode an exosortase, a predicted intramembrane cysteine proteinase. The presence of a PEP-CTERM domain at a protein's C-terminus predicts cleavage within the sorting domain, followed by covalent anchoring to some some component of the (usually Gram-negative) cell surface. Many PEP-CTERM proteins exhibit an unusual sequence composition that includes large numbers of potential glycosylation sites. Expression of one such protein has been shown restore the ability of a bacterium to form floc, a type of biofilm.) produces the protein MKKKTLTFGFIFSVLAGSVFAEPVTPITIDVIVTDFKTESENSSSIGDLAGGTSTTQTQTYTLSNLDFTSIGGTATETITFTVDLSGTSGGSASTVGYKSWGDAFVGGSNTEVGEVFTATLGTISSSFTGGSHSVNFAGFTNAFIEAIAEGEEATVAYEGDSVTVVGSAENEANQATPLSSWISIAPTVGSMNIGGYNLQLVAVPEPSAAALLAGLAGATFVFVRRRR, from the coding sequence ATGAAAAAGAAAACACTCACCTTCGGCTTTATATTCTCCGTTCTTGCTGGATCGGTCTTCGCTGAGCCAGTAACACCAATCACAATAGATGTCATAGTCACTGACTTTAAAACGGAGTCTGAAAATTCAAGTTCAATTGGCGATTTAGCTGGAGGCACTAGCACGACTCAGACTCAGACATACACCTTAAGCAATCTTGATTTTACGTCGATCGGTGGTACTGCAACTGAGACGATTACCTTTACAGTCGATTTAAGTGGCACATCAGGCGGGAGTGCATCCACTGTGGGGTACAAAAGTTGGGGCGATGCTTTTGTGGGTGGTTCAAATACTGAAGTGGGTGAAGTCTTTACGGCTACGCTGGGCACTATCAGCTCTAGCTTCACTGGTGGTAGTCATAGTGTGAACTTTGCAGGTTTTACCAATGCTTTTATAGAGGCAATCGCTGAGGGAGAAGAAGCTACAGTGGCTTATGAGGGAGATTCGGTGACTGTCGTGGGATCAGCTGAGAATGAAGCTAACCAAGCGACTCCACTTTCTTCGTGGATATCAATTGCTCCTACAGTAGGAAGCATGAATATTGGGGGGTATAACCTCCAATTGGTAGCAGTTCCTGAGCCTTCCGCTGCGGCCTTGCTTGCTGGTCTCGCAGGTGCGACCTTCGTCTTTGTGCGCCGTCGTCGCTAA